In Mycobacterium tuberculosis H37Rv, a single window of DNA contains:
- the plsB1 gene encoding acyltransferase PlsB — translation MTAREVGRIGLRKLLQRIGIVAESMTPLATDPVEVTQLLDARWYDERLRALADELGRDPDSVRAEAAGYLREMAASLDERAVQAWRGFSRWLMRAYDVLVDEDQITQLRKLDRKATLAFAFSHRSYLDGMLLPEAILANRLSPALTFGGANLNFFPMGAWAKRTGAIFIRRQTKDIPVYRFVLRAYAAQLVQNHVNLTWSIEGGRTRTGKLRPPVFGILRYITDAVDEIDGPEVYLVPTSIVYDQLHEVEAMTTEAYGAVKRPEDLRFLVRLARQQGERLGRAYLDFGEPLPLRKRLQEMRADKSGTGSEIERIALDVEHRINRATPVTPTAVVSLALLGADRSLSISEVLATVRPLASYIAARNWAVAGAADLTNRSTIRWTLHQMVASGVVSVYDAGTEAVWGIGEDQHLVAAFYRNTAIHILVDRAVAELALLAAAETTTNGSVSPATVRDEALSLRDLLKFEFLFSGRAQFEKDLANEVLLIGSVVDTSKPAAAADVWRLLESADVLLAHLVLRPFLDAYHIVADRLAAHEDDSFDEEGFLAECLQVGKQWELQRNIASAESRSMELFKTALRLARHRELVDGADATDIAKRRQQFADEIATATRRVNTIAELARRQ, via the coding sequence GTGACTGCACGGGAGGTGGGCCGCATCGGACTGCGAAAGTTGCTGCAGCGCATCGGTATTGTTGCTGAATCAATGACGCCGCTAGCGACCGACCCCGTTGAGGTTACCCAACTGCTGGATGCCCGATGGTATGACGAGCGGCTGCGTGCGCTGGCCGACGAGCTCGGACGCGATCCGGACAGCGTGCGCGCCGAGGCGGCAGGCTATCTGCGGGAGATGGCCGCCTCGCTGGATGAGCGGGCCGTGCAGGCATGGCGCGGCTTCAGTCGCTGGCTCATGCGCGCCTACGACGTACTGGTCGACGAGGACCAGATCACGCAGCTGCGCAAGCTTGATCGCAAAGCCACCCTGGCGTTCGCGTTCTCGCATCGTTCGTACTTGGATGGGATGCTGCTGCCCGAGGCGATCCTGGCCAACCGGCTCTCGCCGGCGCTGACCTTCGGCGGGGCGAACCTGAACTTCTTTCCGATGGGCGCTTGGGCCAAACGTACCGGGGCTATCTTCATTCGGCGTCAGACGAAAGATATTCCCGTCTACCGCTTCGTATTACGTGCTTACGCCGCGCAGCTGGTGCAAAACCATGTCAACCTCACCTGGTCGATCGAAGGGGGTCGGACCAGAACGGGCAAGCTACGGCCACCGGTGTTCGGGATCCTGCGTTACATCACCGATGCGGTCGACGAAATCGACGGTCCCGAAGTGTATTTGGTGCCGACCTCGATCGTGTACGACCAGCTGCACGAGGTGGAAGCCATGACCACCGAGGCCTATGGCGCGGTGAAACGACCCGAAGACCTGCGCTTTCTGGTCCGGTTGGCGCGACAGCAGGGCGAGCGACTGGGCCGCGCCTATCTCGACTTCGGCGAACCGCTGCCGCTTCGCAAGCGCCTGCAGGAGATGCGCGCCGACAAGTCGGGCACCGGCAGCGAGATCGAACGGATCGCGTTGGATGTCGAGCACCGGATCAACCGCGCCACACCGGTTACCCCCACCGCGGTGGTGAGTCTGGCCCTGCTGGGCGCGGACCGCTCGTTGTCCATCAGCGAGGTGTTGGCGACGGTTCGCCCGTTGGCCAGCTACATAGCTGCCCGCAACTGGGCGGTGGCCGGCGCCGCCGATCTGACGAATCGCTCGACGATCCGGTGGACCTTGCATCAGATGGTTGCTTCCGGCGTGGTGAGTGTCTACGACGCGGGCACCGAGGCGGTGTGGGGCATCGGCGAGGACCAGCACCTGGTGGCGGCGTTTTACCGCAACACCGCGATCCATATCCTGGTCGATCGGGCCGTCGCCGAGTTGGCGTTGCTGGCGGCCGCAGAGACCACAACAAACGGCTCGGTTTCCCCGGCGACCGTGCGTGATGAGGCGTTGAGCCTTCGCGACTTGCTGAAGTTCGAGTTCTTGTTTTCTGGCCGTGCCCAGTTTGAGAAAGACCTCGCAAACGAGGTACTGCTGATCGGGTCGGTGGTCGACACCTCCAAGCCCGCGGCCGCAGCCGATGTGTGGCGCCTGCTGGAATCGGCCGATGTGCTGCTGGCCCACCTGGTGCTGCGGCCGTTTCTCGATGCCTACCACATTGTCGCCGATCGGCTGGCCGCCCATGAAGACGACTCTTTCGACGAGGAAGGGTTTCTGGCCGAGTGTCTACAGGTCGGCAAGCAGTGGGAGCTGCAGCGCAATATCGCCAGCGCCGAGTCCAGGTCGATGGAGCTGTTCAAGACCGCACTGCGCCTGGCTCGCCATCGCGAGCTGGTCGACGGTGCCGATGCGACGGACATCGCCAAACGCCGACAGCAGTTCGCCGACGAGATAGCCACGGCAACCAGGCGGGTAAACACAATCGCAGAACTGGCCCGCAGGCAATGA
- the dnaE1 gene encoding DNA polymerase III subunit alpha (DnaE1 (DNA nucleotidyltransferase)) encodes MSGSSAGSSFVHLHNHTEYSMLDGAAKITPMLAEVERLGMPAVGMTDHGNMFGASEFYNSATKAGIKPIIGVEAYIAPGSRFDTRRILWGDPSQKADDVSGSGSYTHLTMMAENATGLRNLFKLSSHASFEGQLSKWSRMDAELIAEHAEGIIITTGCPSGEVQTRLRLGQDREALEAAAKWREIVGPDNYFLELMDHGLTIERRVRDGLLEIGRALNIPPLATNDCHYVTRDAAHNHEALLCVQTGKTLSDPNRFKFDGDGYYLKSAAEMRQIWDDEVPGACDSTLLIAERVQSYADVWTPRDRMPVFPVPDGHDQASWLRHEVDAGLRRRFPAGPPDGYRERAAYEIDVICSKGFPSYFLIVADLISYARSAGIRVGPGRGSAAGSLVAYALGITDIDPIPHGLLFERFLNPERTSMPDIDIDFDDRRRGEMVRYAADKWGHDRVAQVITFGTIKTKAALKDSARIHYGQPGFAIADRITKALPPAIMAKDIPLSGITDPSHERYKEAAEVRGLIETDPDVRTIYQTARGLEGLIRNAGVHACAVIMSSEPLTEAIPLWKRPQDGAIITGWDYPACEAIGLLKMDFLGLRNLTIIGDAIDNVRANRGIDLDLESVPLDDKATYELLGRGDTLGVFQLDGGPMRDLLRRMQPTGFEDVVAVIALYRPGPMGMNAHNDYADRKNNRQAIKPIHPELEEPLREILAETYGLIVYQEQIMRIAQKVASYSLARADILRKAMGKKKREVLEKEFEGFSDGMQANGFSPAAIKALWDTILPFADYAFNKSHAAGYGMVSYWTAYLKANYPAEYMAGLLTSVGDDKDKAAVYLADCRKLGITVLPPDVNESGLNFASVGQDIRYGLGAVRNVGANVVGSLLQTRNDKGKFTDFSDYLNKIDISACNKKVTESLIKAGAFDSLGHARKGLFLVHSDAVDSVLGTKKAEALGQFDLFGSNDDGTGTADPVFTIKVPDDEWEDKHKLALEREMLGLYVSGHPLNGVAHLLAAQVDTAIPAILDGDVPNDAQVRVGGILASVNRRVNKNGMPWASAQLEDLTGGIEVMFFPHTYSSYGADIVDDAVVLVNAKVAVRDDRIALIANDLTVPDFSNAEVERPLAVSLPTRQCTFDKVSALKQVLARHPGTSQVHLRLISGDRITTLALDQSLRVTPSPALMGDLKELLGPGCLGS; translated from the coding sequence ATGAGCGGTTCATCTGCGGGGTCCTCCTTCGTGCACCTGCACAACCACACCGAGTATTCGATGCTGGACGGTGCCGCGAAGATCACGCCCATGCTCGCCGAGGTGGAGCGGCTGGGGATGCCCGCGGTGGGGATGACCGACCACGGAAACATGTTCGGTGCCAGCGAGTTCTACAACTCCGCGACCAAGGCCGGGATCAAGCCGATCATCGGCGTGGAGGCATACATCGCGCCGGGCTCGCGGTTCGACACCCGGCGCATCCTGTGGGGTGACCCCAGCCAAAAGGCCGACGACGTCTCCGGCAGCGGCTCCTACACGCACCTGACGATGATGGCCGAGAACGCCACCGGTCTGCGCAACCTGTTCAAGCTGTCCTCGCATGCTTCCTTCGAGGGCCAGCTGAGCAAGTGGTCGCGCATGGACGCCGAGCTCATCGCCGAACACGCCGAGGGCATCATCATCACCACCGGATGCCCGTCGGGGGAGGTGCAGACCCGCCTGCGGCTCGGCCAGGATCGGGAGGCGCTCGAAGCCGCGGCGAAGTGGCGGGAGATCGTCGGACCGGACAACTACTTCCTTGAGCTGATGGACCACGGGCTGACCATCGAACGCCGGGTCCGTGACGGTCTGCTCGAGATCGGACGCGCGCTCAACATTCCGCCTCTTGCCACCAATGACTGCCACTACGTGACCCGCGACGCCGCCCACAACCATGAGGCTTTGTTGTGTGTGCAGACCGGCAAGACCCTCTCGGATCCGAATCGCTTCAAGTTCGACGGTGACGGCTACTACCTGAAGTCGGCCGCCGAGATGCGCCAGATCTGGGACGACGAAGTGCCGGGCGCGTGTGACTCCACCTTGTTGATCGCCGAACGGGTGCAGTCCTACGCCGACGTGTGGACACCGCGCGACCGGATGCCCGTGTTTCCGGTGCCCGATGGGCATGACCAGGCGTCCTGGCTGCGTCACGAGGTGGACGCCGGGCTTCGCCGGCGATTTCCGGCCGGTCCGCCGGACGGGTACCGCGAGCGCGCCGCCTACGAGATCGACGTCATCTGCTCCAAAGGTTTCCCATCGTACTTTCTGATCGTCGCCGACCTGATCAGCTACGCGCGGTCGGCGGGCATAAGGGTGGGTCCCGGCCGCGGCTCGGCCGCCGGCTCGCTGGTCGCCTACGCGCTGGGCATCACCGACATCGACCCGATTCCACACGGTCTGCTGTTCGAGCGGTTCCTCAACCCCGAGCGCACCTCGATGCCCGACATCGATATCGACTTCGACGACCGGCGCCGCGGTGAGATGGTGCGCTACGCAGCCGACAAGTGGGGCCACGACCGGGTCGCGCAGGTCATCACCTTCGGCACCATCAAAACCAAAGCGGCGCTGAAGGATTCGGCGCGAATCCACTACGGGCAGCCCGGGTTCGCCATCGCCGACCGGATCACCAAGGCGTTGCCGCCGGCGATCATGGCCAAAGACATCCCGCTGTCTGGGATCACCGATCCCAGCCACGAACGGTACAAGGAGGCCGCCGAGGTCCGCGGCCTGATCGAAACCGACCCGGACGTACGCACCATCTACCAGACCGCACGCGGGTTGGAAGGCCTGATCCGCAACGCGGGTGTGCACGCCTGCGCGGTGATCATGAGCAGCGAGCCGCTGACTGAGGCCATCCCGTTGTGGAAGCGGCCGCAGGACGGGGCCATCATCACCGGCTGGGATTACCCGGCGTGCGAGGCCATCGGTCTGCTGAAAATGGACTTCCTGGGCCTGCGGAACCTGACGATCATCGGCGACGCGATCGACAACGTCAGGGCCAACAGGGGTATCGACCTCGACCTGGAATCCGTGCCGCTGGACGACAAGGCCACCTATGAGCTGCTGGGCCGCGGCGACACCCTGGGCGTGTTCCAGCTCGACGGCGGGCCCATGCGCGACCTGCTGCGCCGCATGCAGCCGACCGGGTTCGAAGACGTCGTCGCCGTTATCGCGCTGTACCGGCCCGGCCCGATGGGCATGAACGCACACAACGACTATGCCGACCGCAAGAACAACCGGCAGGCCATCAAACCTATTCACCCGGAACTCGAAGAACCGCTGCGCGAGATCCTCGCCGAGACCTACGGCCTCATCGTCTATCAAGAGCAGATCATGCGCATCGCGCAGAAGGTGGCGAGCTACTCGTTGGCCCGCGCCGACATTCTACGCAAGGCCATGGGCAAGAAGAAACGCGAGGTGCTGGAGAAGGAGTTCGAGGGCTTCTCCGATGGCATGCAGGCCAACGGGTTCTCTCCGGCGGCCATCAAGGCGCTGTGGGACACCATCCTGCCGTTCGCTGACTACGCGTTCAACAAGTCACATGCCGCCGGCTACGGCATGGTGTCCTACTGGACGGCCTACCTCAAGGCCAACTATCCCGCCGAGTACATGGCCGGTCTGTTGACGTCGGTCGGCGACGATAAAGACAAGGCCGCGGTTTATCTGGCCGACTGCCGCAAGCTCGGCATCACCGTGCTCCCGCCCGACGTCAACGAATCTGGCTTGAACTTCGCATCGGTCGGCCAAGACATCCGCTACGGGCTGGGCGCGGTGCGCAACGTTGGCGCTAATGTCGTGGGCTCGTTGCTCCAAACCCGCAACGACAAGGGCAAGTTCACCGACTTTTCGGACTACCTGAACAAGATCGACATCTCGGCGTGCAACAAGAAGGTGACCGAATCGCTGATCAAGGCGGGTGCGTTCGACTCGCTGGGGCATGCCCGCAAGGGTCTTTTCCTGGTGCACAGCGATGCGGTGGACTCGGTGCTGGGCACCAAGAAGGCCGAGGCACTGGGGCAGTTCGATCTCTTCGGCAGCAATGATGATGGGACCGGCACCGCAGATCCCGTGTTCACCATCAAGGTGCCCGATGATGAGTGGGAGGACAAACACAAACTCGCCCTAGAGCGCGAGATGCTGGGACTGTACGTCTCGGGGCATCCCCTCAACGGTGTGGCACACTTGCTGGCTGCCCAGGTCGACACCGCGATCCCAGCGATCCTCGACGGCGATGTCCCCAACGATGCCCAAGTGCGGGTGGGCGGCATCCTGGCGTCGGTGAACCGGAGGGTCAACAAAAACGGAATGCCATGGGCTTCAGCGCAATTGGAGGATCTCACGGGCGGCATCGAGGTGATGTTCTTCCCGCACACCTACTCCAGCTATGGTGCCGACATCGTCGACGATGCCGTCGTGCTGGTCAACGCCAAGGTGGCGGTCCGTGACGACCGCATCGCATTGATCGCCAATGACCTCACAGTGCCCGACTTTTCCAACGCCGAGGTGGAGCGGCCGCTGGCGGTCAGCTTGCCCACCCGGCAGTGCACCTTTGACAAGGTGAGTGCGCTCAAACAGGTGTTGGCGCGCCACCCCGGCACCTCGCAGGTGCATCTGCGGCTCATCAGCGGAGACCGGATCACCACGCTGGCACTTGATCAGTCGTTGCGGGTGACGCCGTCGCCGGCGTTGATGGGTGACCTCAAGGAGCTGCTCGGCCCTGGATGTCTGGGGAGTTAG
- the fadD11 gene encoding fatty-acid--CoA ligase FadD11 (fatty-acid-CoA synthetase (fatty-acid-CoA synthase)): MARLRGAGAAGRCRPGRFGSSARRHGLADDGEPDRVLPARRRCSARRRHLVFGVQHPARRAADLRVRQRGDQGGHLRATVRRSRSRQRCAHRTHRLRRWRAPGTLSLTDLYAAASGDFFDFESTWRAVQPEDIVTLIYTSGTTGNPKGVEMTHANLLFEGYAIDEVLGIRFGDRVTSFLPSAHIADRMTGLYLQEMFGTQVTAVADARTIAAALPDVRPTVWGAVPRVWEKLKAGIEFTVARETDEMKRQALAWAMSVAGKRANALLAGESMSDQLVAEWAKADELVLSKLRERLGFGELRWALSGAAPIPKETLAFFAGIGIPIAEIWGMSELSCVATASHPRDGRLGTVGKLLPGLQGKIAEDGEYLVRGPLVMKGYRKEPAKTAEAIDSDGWLHTGDVFDIDSDGYLRVVDRKKELIINAAGKNMSPANIENTILAACPMVGVMMAIGDGRTYNTALLVFDADSLGPYAAQRGLDASPAALAADPEVIARIAAGVAEGNAKLSRVEQIKRFRILPTLWEPGGDEITLTMKLKRRRIAAKYSAEIEELYASELRPQVYEPAAVPSTQPA; encoded by the coding sequence ATGGCGAGACTACGCGGCGCAGGTGCGGCGGGTCGCTGCCGGCCTGGCAGGTTTGGGAGTTCGGCGCGGCGACACGGTCTCGCTGATGATGGCGAACCGGATCGAGTTCTACCCGCTCGACGTCGGTGCTCAGCACGTCGGCGCCACCTCGTTTTCGGTGTACAACACCCTGCCCGCCGAGCAGCTGACCTACGTGTTCGACAACGCGGGGACCAAGGTGGTCATCTGCGAGCAACAGTACGTCGATCGCGTTCGCGCCAGCGGTGTGCCCATCGAACACATCGTCTGCGTCGATGGCGCGCCCCCGGCACGCTCTCGCTGACGGATTTGTACGCGGCCGCCTCCGGCGACTTCTTCGACTTCGAGTCGACGTGGCGTGCCGTACAACCCGAGGACATTGTCACCCTCATCTACACGTCCGGCACAACGGGAAACCCCAAGGGTGTGGAGATGACCCACGCCAACCTGCTGTTCGAGGGGTATGCCATCGACGAGGTGCTCGGAATCCGGTTTGGCGATCGGGTGACGTCCTTCCTGCCATCGGCGCACATCGCCGATCGGATGACCGGGCTGTACCTGCAGGAGATGTTCGGCACCCAGGTCACCGCGGTGGCCGACGCGCGCACGATCGCAGCCGCGCTCCCCGACGTGCGGCCAACCGTGTGGGGGGCCGTTCCCCGGGTTTGGGAAAAGCTTAAGGCCGGAATCGAATTCACCGTCGCTCGTGAGACCGACGAGATGAAGCGGCAGGCGTTGGCGTGGGCGATGTCGGTGGCTGGCAAACGCGCCAACGCCCTGCTCGCAGGTGAATCTATGTCGGATCAGCTGGTCGCCGAATGGGCCAAAGCCGACGAGTTGGTGTTGTCCAAGTTGCGCGAGCGGCTGGGCTTCGGCGAGCTGCGGTGGGCCCTGTCCGGAGCGGCGCCGATCCCCAAGGAGACGCTCGCGTTCTTCGCAGGTATCGGCATCCCAATCGCCGAGATTTGGGGAATGTCGGAGCTGAGCTGCGTTGCCACCGCCAGCCATCCCCGCGACGGGCGGCTGGGCACCGTCGGAAAACTACTTCCCGGGCTGCAGGGCAAGATCGCCGAAGACGGTGAGTACCTGGTCCGCGGTCCGCTGGTGATGAAGGGTTATCGCAAAGAACCGGCCAAGACCGCGGAGGCGATCGACTCCGACGGCTGGCTACACACCGGAGATGTCTTCGATATCGACTCCGACGGCTATCTGCGGGTGGTGGACCGCAAGAAGGAGCTGATCATCAATGCGGCCGGAAAAAACATGTCGCCGGCCAACATCGAGAACACCATCCTGGCCGCGTGCCCCATGGTCGGGGTGATGATGGCAATCGGTGACGGGCGAACGTATAACACCGCGCTGTTGGTCTTCGACGCCGACTCTCTCGGTCCGTATGCGGCCCAGCGTGGCCTCGATGCCTCGCCCGCGGCTCTGGCGGCTGACCCGGAGGTGATCGCGCGCATCGCCGCCGGCGTGGCCGAGGGCAACGCCAAATTATCGCGGGTCGAACAGATCAAGCGGTTCCGCATATTGCCCACCCTGTGGGAGCCCGGCGGGGACGAGATAACCCTGACGATGAAACTCAAGCGCCGTCGAATCGCCGCGAAATATTCCGCGGAGATCGAGGAGCTCTACGCCAGCGAGCTGAGACCGCAGGTTTACGAGCCCGCTGCCGTGCCATCGACACAACCGGCATGA
- the frdA gene encoding fumarate reductase flavoprotein subunit (fumarate dehydrogenase (fumaric hydrogenase)) encodes MTAQHNIVVIGGGGAGLRAAIAIAETNPHLDVAIVSKVYPMRSHTVSAEGGAAAVTGDDDSLDEHAHDTVSGGDWLCDQDAVEAFVAEAPKELVQLEHWGCPWSRKPDGRVAVRPFGGMKKLRTWFAADKTGFHLLHTLFQRLLTYSDVMRYDEWFATTLLVDDGRVCGLVAIELATGRIETILADAVILCTGGCGRVFPFTTNANIKTGDGMALAFRAGAPLKDMEFVQYHPTGLPFTGILITEAARAEGGWLLNKDGYRYLQDYDLGKPTPEPRLRSMELGPRDRLSQAFVHEHNKGRTVDTPYGPVVYLDLRHLGADLIDAKLPFVRELCRDYQHIDPVVELVPVRPVVHYMMGGVHTDINGATTLPGLYAAGETACVSINGANRLGSNSLPELLVFGARAGRAAADYAARHQKSDRGPSSAVRAQARTEALRLERELSRHGQGGERIADIRADMQATLESAAGIYRDGPTLTKAVEEIRVLQERFATAGIDDHSRTFNTELTALLELSGMLDVALAIVESGLRREESRGAHQRTDFPNRDDEHFLAHTLVHRESDGTLRVGYLPVTITRWPPGERVYGR; translated from the coding sequence ATGACCGCCCAACACAACATCGTGGTTATCGGCGGCGGTGGTGCGGGTCTGCGCGCCGCGATTGCGATAGCCGAAACCAATCCGCACCTGGATGTGGCGATCGTTTCCAAGGTGTACCCGATGCGCAGCCACACCGTCTCGGCTGAGGGCGGCGCCGCGGCGGTGACCGGTGACGACGACAGCCTCGATGAACACGCGCACGACACGGTATCCGGTGGCGACTGGCTGTGTGACCAAGATGCGGTCGAGGCTTTCGTGGCCGAGGCGCCCAAAGAGTTGGTGCAGCTCGAGCATTGGGGCTGTCCGTGGAGCCGTAAACCAGACGGGCGCGTTGCCGTTCGCCCGTTCGGCGGGATGAAGAAGCTGCGCACCTGGTTTGCCGCCGACAAGACGGGATTTCACCTCCTGCACACGTTGTTTCAACGGCTGCTCACCTATTCCGACGTCATGCGCTATGACGAGTGGTTCGCTACGACGCTGCTGGTCGACGACGGCAGGGTATGTGGTCTGGTCGCTATCGAGTTGGCGACCGGGCGCATCGAGACGATCCTTGCCGACGCGGTGATTCTGTGCACCGGCGGATGCGGGCGGGTATTTCCATTCACCACCAACGCGAACATCAAGACCGGCGACGGCATGGCGCTCGCATTCCGCGCGGGCGCGCCCCTAAAAGACATGGAATTCGTCCAATACCACCCCACCGGACTGCCGTTCACCGGGATCTTGATCACCGAGGCCGCACGAGCTGAAGGCGGCTGGCTGCTCAACAAAGACGGCTACCGCTACCTCCAGGATTACGACCTCGGCAAGCCCACGCCCGAGCCCAGGCTGCGCAGTATGGAGCTCGGGCCCAGGGACCGACTGTCGCAGGCCTTCGTACACGAGCACAACAAAGGAAGGACGGTCGACACCCCGTACGGCCCCGTCGTCTATCTAGACCTGCGGCACCTGGGGGCGGACCTGATCGATGCAAAGTTGCCGTTCGTACGTGAGCTGTGCCGCGACTACCAGCACATCGACCCCGTGGTCGAATTGGTCCCGGTACGACCGGTAGTGCACTACATGATGGGTGGCGTTCACACCGATATCAACGGCGCCACAACGCTTCCCGGGCTATATGCCGCAGGTGAAACAGCCTGCGTGAGCATTAATGGCGCCAACCGCCTGGGGTCGAACTCGCTGCCCGAGCTGCTGGTGTTCGGGGCTCGAGCGGGCCGTGCCGCCGCGGATTACGCAGCGCGCCACCAAAAGTCGGACCGTGGCCCGTCGTCGGCAGTGCGGGCTCAGGCCCGCACCGAGGCTCTACGGCTAGAGCGTGAGCTCAGCCGCCATGGCCAGGGAGGCGAACGAATCGCGGATATTCGGGCGGACATGCAGGCCACCTTGGAAAGCGCCGCGGGTATTTATCGTGACGGACCCACCCTCACCAAAGCGGTCGAGGAGATTCGGGTGCTGCAGGAACGATTCGCCACGGCGGGCATCGACGATCACAGCCGCACATTCAACACCGAGCTGACTGCGCTGCTCGAGTTGTCGGGGATGCTCGACGTTGCACTGGCGATCGTCGAATCGGGTTTGCGCCGAGAAGAATCCCGTGGCGCACACCAGCGAACCGACTTTCCGAACCGGGACGACGAGCATTTCTTGGCGCACACCTTGGTTCATAGAGAAAGCGACGGAACGCTGCGGGTCGGCTACCTTCCGGTCACTATCACTCGCTGGCCACCGGGCGAACGCGTGTATGGGAGGTAA
- the PPE21 gene encoding PPE family protein PPE21 (Member of the Mycobacterium tuberculosis PPE protein family) — protein MNFSVLPPEINSALMFAGAGPGPMLAAASAWTGLAGDLGSAAASFSAVTSQLATGSWQGPASAAMTGVAASYARWLTTAAAQAEQAAGQAQAAVSAFEAALAATVHPGAVSANRGRLRSLVASNLLGQNAPAIAAVEAVYEQMWAADVAAMLGYHGEASAVALSLTPFTPSPSAAATPGGAVIIAGFPFLDLGNVTIGGFNLASGNLGLGNLGSFNPGSANTGSVNLGNANIGDLNLGSGNIGSYNLGGGNTGDLNPDSGNTGTLNWGSGNIGSYNLGGGNLGSYNLGSGNTGDTNFGGGNTGNLNVGGGNTGNSNFGFGNTGNVNFGNGNTGDTNFGSGNLGSGNIGFGNKGSHNIGFGNSGNNNIGFGLTGDNQIGFGALNSGSGNLGFGNSGNGNIGFFNSGNNNIGMGNSGNGVGALSVEFGSSAERSSGFGNSGELSTGIGNSGQLSTGWFNSATTSTGWFNSGTTNTGWFNSGTTNTGIGNSGGNLVTGSMGLFNSGHTNTGSFNAGSMNTGDFNSGNVNTGYFNSGNINTGFFNSGDLNTGLFNSVNQPVQNSGWLHTGTNNSGYANAGTFNSGFDNNARDEHAEFVTGNSGLANVGNYNAGIINVGDHLSGFRNSVPTITGTANISGFVNAGTSISGFFNFGSLMSGFANFDDEVSGYLNGDSRASGWIH, from the coding sequence ATGAATTTTTCGGTGTTGCCGCCGGAGATCAATTCGGCGCTGATGTTCGCTGGTGCCGGGCCGGGACCGATGTTGGCGGCGGCGTCGGCCTGGACCGGGCTGGCCGGCGATTTGGGTTCGGCGGCGGCCTCATTTTCGGCGGTGACCTCGCAGTTGGCCACCGGGTCCTGGCAAGGTCCGGCGTCAGCGGCCATGACAGGCGTGGCCGCGTCCTATGCTCGCTGGCTGACCACGGCCGCAGCGCAGGCTGAGCAGGCGGCGGGTCAAGCCCAGGCGGCGGTATCGGCGTTCGAGGCGGCGCTGGCGGCGACGGTGCATCCGGGCGCGGTGAGCGCCAATCGAGGTCGGTTGCGCTCCTTGGTGGCCTCGAATCTGTTGGGGCAAAACGCCCCGGCCATCGCGGCCGTCGAGGCCGTCTATGAGCAGATGTGGGCCGCCGATGTCGCCGCGATGCTCGGTTATCACGGCGAGGCGTCGGCGGTCGCCTTGTCGCTGACGCCGTTCACACCGTCGCCGAGCGCGGCAGCCACGCCCGGCGGTGCGGTGATCATCGCGGGGTTTCCGTTTCTCGATCTGGGCAACGTCACCATCGGTGGCTTCAATCTGGCCAGCGGCAATCTGGGCCTCGGCAACCTGGGCAGCTTCAACCCGGGTAGCGCCAACACGGGCAGCGTCAACTTGGGCAACGCCAATATCGGTGATCTCAACCTGGGCAGCGGCAATATCGGCAGCTACAACCTGGGTGGCGGCAACACCGGGGATCTCAACCCGGACAGTGGAAACACGGGCACGCTCAACTGGGGTAGCGGAAACATCGGCAGCTATAACCTGGGCGGCGGCAACCTCGGCAGCTATAACCTGGGTAGTGGAAATACCGGCGACACCAACTTTGGCGGCGGTAACACCGGAAATCTCAACGTGGGTGGCGGCAACACCGGGAACTCGAATTTCGGGTTCGGAAACACCGGTAACGTCAACTTTGGTAACGGAAACACCGGCGACACCAACTTTGGCAGCGGCAACCTTGGCAGTGGAAATATCGGTTTCGGCAACAAGGGCTCTCATAACATCGGGTTTGGGAACAGCGGCAACAACAACATCGGCTTCGGGCTCACCGGTGATAACCAGATAGGTTTCGGCGCCCTCAATTCAGGTAGCGGGAACCTCGGCTTCGGGAACTCGGGCAACGGTAATATCGGCTTTTTCAACTCGGGCAATAACAACATCGGCATGGGAAACTCGGGCAATGGAGTCGGGGCGCTGAGCGTGGAGTTCGGCAGTTCGGCCGAGCGCAGCTCGGGCTTCGGCAACTCCGGCGAGCTCAGTACCGGTATCGGCAACTCCGGCCAGCTCAGCACGGGCTGGTTCAACTCGGCCACCACCAGCACCGGCTGGTTCAACTCCGGCACCACCAATACCGGCTGGTTCAACTCGGGCACCACGAACACCGGAATCGGAAACTCGGGCGGAAACCTGGTCACCGGCAGCATGGGTCTGTTTAACTCCGGCCATACCAACACGGGTAGCTTCAATGCCGGCAGCATGAACACGGGCGATTTCAACTCGGGCAACGTGAACACCGGCTACTTCAACTCCGGCAACATCAACACCGGCTTCTTCAACTCGGGCGATCTCAACACCGGATTGTTCAACTCGGTCAACCAGCCGGTACAGAACTCCGGCTGGCTGCACACGGGCACCAACAACTCGGGCTACGCTAACGCCGGCACCTTCAACTCGGGCTTCGATAACAACGCCCGTGACGAACACGCCGAATTTGTCACCGGTAACTCGGGCCTGGCCAACGTGGGCAACTACAACGCCGGCATCATCAACGTGGGTGACCATCTGTCGGGCTTCAGAAACTCGGTACCCACGATCACCGGTACGGCCAACATTTCGGGTTTCGTCAATGCGGGAACCTCGATCTCTGGCTTCTTCAACTTCGGCAGCCTCATGTCGGGCTTCGCCAACTTCGACGACGAGGTCTCGGGGTATCTCAACGGGGACAGTCGGGCGTCGGGCTGGATCCATTAG